A portion of the Gorilla gorilla gorilla isolate KB3781 chromosome X, NHGRI_mGorGor1-v2.1_pri, whole genome shotgun sequence genome contains these proteins:
- the KANTR gene encoding KDM5C adjacent transcript, giving the protein MSPFSLLILVICAFSLFFLINLTRGLSILLVFSKNQLLALLLLSIVSLFSISLISALIFFDLLPSTFFGFILLFFF; this is encoded by the coding sequence atgtctcctttttcattactGATATTGGTTATTTGTGccttctcactttttttcttgaTCAATCTCACCAGaggtttatctattttattagtcttttcaaagaaccaacttttggcttTGTTGCTCCTCTctattgtatctttgttttctatttctttaatttctgctcttatctttttTGATCTCCTTCCTTCCACATTTTTTGGGTTTATtctgttgttctttttctaa